A single genomic interval of Bacteroidales bacterium harbors:
- a CDS encoding ABC transporter permease, whose amino-acid sequence MIKFLLKGILRDRSRSLLPIIVVSLGVFLTIVMSAWMKGIFTDMINMNANFTTGHVKVMTRAYAENVNQMPLDLALLNIDELIQNLENDYPNIDWVPRINFGGLLDVPDENGETRAQGPAAGKAIDFFHNPKEVERMNILKSLVKGDIPKKPGEAIISYEFAKKFGVKLGEKVTLFGSTMNGSMLFKTFTVCGTIRFGMTMLDRGAILVDISDAQLALDMENGSTEILGYLNDGIYDKEKVDAIADSFNSKYSKANDEFSPQMHKLEEQSGLGDYLRMADNMIGMMITFFVIAMSIVLWNTGLLGGLRRYTEYGVRLALGEEKGHIYKTMIYEAILIGIIGSIIGTILGIGMAYYLQEVGLDFSEMTRTVSMMLPAVYRATIFPELFYIGFIPGLIAMVSGNALAGFAIYKRKTAKLFKELEV is encoded by the coding sequence ATGATAAAATTTTTATTAAAAGGAATTTTAAGAGACCGTAGTAGAAGTTTGCTTCCAATTATAGTGGTCTCCTTAGGCGTTTTTCTAACGATAGTGATGAGTGCTTGGATGAAAGGTATTTTTACCGACATGATTAATATGAATGCAAATTTCACCACAGGTCATGTAAAGGTGATGACTCGCGCTTATGCCGAAAATGTTAATCAAATGCCCTTAGATTTAGCCTTATTGAATATAGATGAGCTAATCCAAAATTTAGAGAATGATTATCCCAATATAGATTGGGTTCCTCGAATTAACTTTGGTGGTTTACTGGATGTTCCCGATGAAAATGGTGAAACAAGAGCTCAGGGACCGGCGGCAGGTAAAGCCATCGACTTCTTTCATAACCCGAAAGAAGTAGAAAGGATGAATATTCTTAAATCATTAGTAAAAGGTGATATTCCCAAGAAACCGGGCGAAGCAATAATAAGTTATGAATTCGCAAAAAAATTCGGAGTAAAACTTGGAGAGAAAGTAACTCTCTTTGGCTCTACTATGAACGGGAGTATGCTTTTCAAAACTTTTACCGTTTGCGGAACTATTCGCTTTGGAATGACAATGCTTGATAGAGGAGCAATTTTGGTTGACATAAGCGATGCTCAGCTTGCCTTGGATATGGAAAATGGTTCAACGGAAATATTAGGCTATCTTAATGATGGAATATATGATAAAGAAAAAGTTGACGCAATAGCAGATTCCTTCAATTCAAAATACAGTAAAGCAAACGATGAATTTTCACCTCAAATGCATAAACTGGAGGAACAATCAGGATTAGGAGACTATCTGAGAATGGCCGATAATATGATTGGAATGATGATTACATTTTTTGTTATAGCTATGTCGATAGTACTCTGGAATACAGGTCTATTGGGAGGATTACGACGCTATACCGAATATGGAGTACGTTTGGCTTTAGGAGAAGAAAAAGGTCATATTTATAAAACTATGATTTACGAAGCCATTTTAATTGGAATAATCGGTTCAATAATAGGAACGATATTAGGAATAGGAATGGCCTACTATTTACAAGAAGTGGGACTCGATTTTAGTGAAATGACAAGAACGGTAAGTATGATGCTACCCGCAGTTTACAGAGCAACTATCTTTCCCGAATTATTTTATATTGGATTTATTCCCGGACTTATAGCTATGGTATCAGGAAATGCGCTGGCAGGCTTTGCCATTTATAAAAGGAAGACCGCAAAACTATTTAAAGAACTTGAGGTTTAA
- a CDS encoding outer membrane lipoprotein-sorting protein, with amino-acid sequence MKRIKYLTILLMITSATYAQNADQILEKVDENMSSKNRIVESEMIIHGKRNSRTITSLSYSVGDKKSFTEYLSPARERGTKMLKLENKLWIYSPSTDRIIQISGHMLRQSLMGSDLSYEDMMDDRKLTEVYTATVIGQESIDGRKCYILELKAKVVDIAYHTRKMWIDTERYIPLKEDLFAKSGKLLKQTTFSNVKKVQGRWFPTAMVYKDMLKQGDGTEFIVTGIKFNQEIQEYIFTKAALKQ; translated from the coding sequence ATGAAAAGAATAAAATATCTAACCATACTACTAATGATTACATCGGCTACTTACGCCCAAAATGCTGATCAAATTTTAGAAAAAGTAGATGAGAATATGTCATCCAAAAACAGGATAGTAGAATCAGAAATGATTATTCATGGCAAACGTAATAGTCGTACCATTACTTCTCTTTCGTATTCCGTTGGTGACAAAAAATCCTTTACAGAGTATTTATCTCCGGCACGAGAACGAGGAACAAAGATGCTTAAGCTAGAAAATAAGCTTTGGATTTATTCACCTTCAACCGACAGAATCATACAAATTTCCGGACATATGCTGCGCCAATCATTAATGGGCTCCGATTTATCTTACGAAGATATGATGGACGATCGCAAACTAACCGAAGTTTATACGGCAACAGTGATTGGACAAGAAAGTATTGATGGGCGAAAATGTTATATCCTCGAACTAAAAGCCAAGGTAGTTGACATTGCTTATCACACACGAAAAATGTGGATAGATACTGAGCGTTATATCCCACTTAAAGAAGATTTATTTGCAAAAAGCGGTAAACTTCTTAAGCAAACCACCTTCTCTAATGTGAAAAAAGTTCAAGGGCGATGGTTTCCAACAGCAATGGTATACAAAGATATGCTCAAGCAAGGAGATGGTACAGAATTTATTGTTACCGGTATAAAATTCAATCAGGAAATTCAGGAGTATATTTTTACTAAAGCGGCATTAAAACAGTAA
- a CDS encoding T9SS type A sorting domain-containing protein — MKILLSSLILFLSVFSLSAQTIEDLNFGTESTLEVLTWNLEWFPTNGQQTIDYVTQIIEALDVDVLAVQEINDTNAFKQLLDNLEDYDGYFKSGYYGGLELAYIYKKDVIEIIDIYEIYTTSSYWNALPRAPMVMEMKYKDEKYVIINNHYKCCGDGILNLNDSGDEESRRYEASRLLKEYIDSNFPNEKVIVLGDLNDILTDNASNNVFQLFFDDSSNYYFADTDLALSDDPSKWSYPKWPSHIDHLLVTNELFENYDPASDVQTIKIEDYMGGWGTYEANVSDHRPVAMKITPTVISGLDDLNFFDLTFSIYPNPFKESTTLFFQNVVEDAKIEIYNINGKKVNVISIPKGEASIVWDAHSFPAGVYFVKLISDGNTVITKKLILSK, encoded by the coding sequence ATGAAGATACTTTTAAGCTCTTTAATACTATTTCTATCTGTTTTTTCATTGTCGGCTCAAACTATTGAAGACCTAAATTTTGGAACAGAGTCTACTCTTGAAGTTCTAACTTGGAATCTTGAGTGGTTCCCTACGAATGGGCAGCAAACTATTGATTACGTAACACAGATAATTGAAGCCTTAGATGTTGATGTATTAGCGGTACAAGAGATAAATGATACTAATGCATTTAAGCAGTTGTTAGATAATTTAGAAGATTACGATGGCTACTTTAAATCGGGTTATTATGGTGGTTTAGAGTTGGCTTATATCTATAAAAAGGACGTAATAGAGATTATCGATATTTATGAGATTTACACTACTTCTTCTTATTGGAATGCTCTTCCACGAGCTCCTATGGTGATGGAAATGAAGTATAAAGATGAAAAATACGTTATTATCAACAATCATTATAAATGTTGTGGAGATGGGATTTTAAATTTAAATGATTCCGGAGATGAAGAGAGCCGTCGCTATGAAGCTAGTCGTTTATTAAAAGAATATATCGATTCTAATTTTCCGAATGAGAAGGTAATTGTTTTGGGTGATCTCAATGATATTTTAACTGATAATGCTTCTAATAATGTATTTCAACTTTTCTTTGATGATTCGTCTAATTATTACTTTGCGGATACGGATCTAGCTTTAAGTGATGATCCTTCTAAATGGTCTTATCCAAAGTGGCCTTCGCATATCGATCATTTATTGGTTACGAATGAGCTTTTTGAAAATTACGACCCTGCTAGTGATGTTCAGACTATTAAAATTGAGGATTATATGGGAGGTTGGGGAACATATGAAGCCAATGTTTCTGACCATCGGCCTGTGGCAATGAAAATTACTCCGACTGTAATTTCAGGACTTGATGATTTGAATTTCTTTGACTTAACTTTCTCTATTTATCCAAATCCATTTAAAGAGTCTACTACTTTATTTTTTCAAAATGTGGTGGAGGATGCCAAAATTGAAATTTATAATATAAATGGTAAGAAAGTGAATGTAATTTCTATCCCAAAAGGGGAGGCTTCAATAGTTTGGGATGCTCATAGTTTTCCGGCGGGAGTTTACTTTGTTAAGCTTATCTCTGATGGAAATACAGTAATTACGAAGAAACTAATTTTGAGCAAATAA